Proteins from one Salaquimonas pukyongi genomic window:
- a CDS encoding argininosuccinate synthase, translating into MAAPKARKVVLAYSGGLDTSIILKWLQTELDAEVVTFTADLGQGDELEPARRKAEMLGIREIYIEDLREEFISDFVFPMFRANAVYEGIYLLGTSIARPLISKRLVEIAEETGADAIAHGATGKGNDQVRFELSAYALNPDIKVIAPWRDWAFKSRTDLIEFAEKHQIPVPKDKRGEAPFSVDANMLHSSSEGKVLEDPWEEAPEYVHMRTVSPMDAPDQVTEVEIEFARGDPVALNGRKLSAAALFEKLNNLGRDNGIGRIDLVENRFVGMKSRGVYETPGGTILLAAHRAMESITLDRGAGHLKDELMPRYAELIYNGFWFSPEREMLQAAIDQSQQHVEGKVRLKLYKGNVIVAGRQSDKSLYSEELVTFEDDQGAYDQKDAHGFIRLNALRLRTLAARNRRS; encoded by the coding sequence ATGGCAGCTCCCAAAGCAAGAAAAGTTGTGCTCGCCTATTCCGGCGGGCTGGATACCTCGATCATTCTCAAATGGCTTCAGACGGAGCTTGATGCGGAGGTCGTCACGTTTACGGCCGATCTGGGCCAGGGCGATGAGTTGGAGCCGGCGCGGCGCAAGGCCGAGATGCTCGGCATCCGGGAAATCTACATTGAAGATCTTCGCGAGGAGTTCATCTCCGATTTCGTCTTCCCGATGTTCCGGGCCAATGCGGTTTATGAAGGAATTTACCTGCTGGGGACATCGATCGCCCGGCCGCTGATTTCCAAGCGACTGGTGGAAATTGCCGAGGAAACCGGCGCGGACGCGATTGCCCATGGCGCGACCGGAAAGGGCAATGACCAGGTGCGGTTCGAACTGTCTGCCTATGCGCTCAATCCGGACATCAAGGTGATTGCGCCATGGCGCGACTGGGCATTCAAATCCCGCACCGATCTCATCGAGTTTGCCGAAAAGCACCAGATTCCCGTGCCCAAGGACAAGCGGGGCGAGGCGCCGTTCTCCGTCGATGCCAACATGCTGCATTCCTCCTCGGAAGGAAAAGTGCTGGAAGACCCGTGGGAGGAAGCGCCTGAATACGTCCACATGCGCACCGTTTCGCCGATGGATGCACCCGATCAGGTTACCGAGGTGGAGATTGAGTTCGCCAGAGGCGATCCTGTAGCGCTAAACGGCAGGAAACTCTCTGCAGCAGCCCTGTTTGAAAAACTGAACAATCTTGGCCGCGATAACGGGATTGGCCGGATCGATCTGGTGGAAAACCGTTTTGTCGGCATGAAATCGCGCGGCGTATATGAAACGCCGGGTGGAACGATCCTGCTGGCAGCGCATCGTGCGATGGAATCAATCACGCTCGACCGCGGGGCGGGGCACCTGAAAGACGAATTGATGCCGCGCTATGCGGAGCTGATCTATAACGGCTTCTGGTTCTCGCCGGAACGCGAGATGCTGCAGGCAGCGATCGACCAGTCCCAGCAGCATGTGGAAGGCAAGGTGCGTCTCAAGCTCTACAAGGGCAATGTGATCGTTGCAGGCAGGCAGAGCGACAAGTCGCTCTACTCTGAAGAGCTGGTCACCTTCGAGGACGACCAGGGCGCTTATGACCAGAAGGATGCGCACGGCTTTATCCGTCTCAACGCACTTCGCCTGCGCACACTTGCTGCGCGCAACCGCCGCAGCTGA